CATCGCGCTAATACCCAAACTCAAGTCTAGTATTAATTGATGGCTGGGTTTTGTTACTTCAAACCAAGGATGGCTGACGCGCAGATATCCCAGTACTTGCCGTCCCATTTGCACTCTTTGTGTGACTTGGCGCAGTAGAGGAGGTGGTGAAGGCGTGAGGAAGCGAGTTTCTTGACTCTTAGCTAACCGAACGGTTTCGACCGTGCGGTTAGCGCGAATGGGAACATTTAGCGGTTCATCAAAGGTTGACCACAGCAATTCACCTGTAGGACTGAACCATTCCAGGTCGATGCGATCGTCTTCTACGGTATCGGCGTTATCGCGAAAACTGGCTTCCACGTTAACGCGATATTTGTTAATGCGATCGTTGGGGGAAACTGCTTCGATCGCGAGCGATCGCACAACCACTTCCACCACATGATTGAGCGTATCATCCACCCGCTCGATCAATGTGTTCCGGACGTATAGATAAACACCAGTCGCAAACAGCAGCAGCAAAACTGCCGTGACAGTTGTATACCAAATAGCGAGGCGGCGGCGAGTTGCTTGAAACATAATTATTGATTTCAAATTTCAATTATGTTATGCGATGTCAAATTACTGTAGCAAATGATGCTCATATATTTGAACATTTACGTGTATTTGAGCGGGTTTGACGTTGTAGAGACGTTTCGTGAAACGTCTCTACAGTCGGTTAAGATAAAAAAGGTCATCGCAACGGATTCTGTATGAGATCGAGAGTATCCAGAATGAGCAAGACATTAGACGTATACCTAAGTTTTAGCAGCCCTTTTGCTTACCTTGCCAATACCCAACTGACTGCATTAGCAAAACGTACTCAATGCAACATTAATTATCATGTCATCGATTTGTACAAAGTGATGCAAGTTTCGGGCAATCCTGGCCCCAAGGATGTGCCAGCTAAAATTAAATACATAGTTAAAGATATTTTCGATTGGTGCAAATATTACGGCGTCACCATCAACGTGCCGTCTCGTTTAGCGATCGATAGCACTCCGGGTGCGGCGGCTGCTTTAACTGCAAAAGATGGT
This sequence is a window from Aerosakkonema funiforme FACHB-1375. Protein-coding genes within it:
- a CDS encoding 2-hydroxychromene-2-carboxylate isomerase, encoding MSKTLDVYLSFSSPFAYLANTQLTALAKRTQCNINYHVIDLYKVMQVSGNPGPKDVPAKIKYIVKDIFDWCKYYGVTINVPSRLAIDSTPGAAAALTAKDGRKLPEFIDRVMRAYFVEDLDIADAQVLGKLGAEVGLDSEVVAAAVTDPAILDRVAADAEAAVKRGVFGVPAFFIDDDMYWGNDRLMFVEQALKS